A DNA window from Zingiber officinale cultivar Zhangliang chromosome 3A, Zo_v1.1, whole genome shotgun sequence contains the following coding sequences:
- the LOC122052589 gene encoding lysM domain-containing GPI-anchored protein LYP6-like — MEKKSRVLFFISSLLALLAGSAIAKSTIEPCSTSDSCLALLGYSLYADLKVAEVAALFQVDSVALLAANSIDFSLPDVDNRILPAGLFLRVPIACSCSGGIRRSVSTRYTLRPADTLASVATSVFSGLTSTDQIRDVNGIQDPSALDAGSTLVVPLPCVCFNSTDNFLPAVYLSYVVLKGDSVAAIAARYATTATDIMNVNSMGDPSIHPGDILAIPLPACTSAFQQFASDSGLLVANGSYAITAGHCIQCSCGPGNLNLYCTPSSLAVSCSSMQCGNSNLIIGNFTSQQTNSGCSVTSCDYGGFVNGSIFTSLTTTLQPQCPGRHQLPPVIPPPTTTLHGSYLGLSPSPAEAGGRIPSSSIPQTTQTFPGSSPASGPAGSISEAHFARPWSHMFCMLAISCFFLL, encoded by the exons ATGGAGAAGAAGTCTCGGGTCCTCTTTTTTATCTCCTCCCTCCTTGCTCTTCTCGCCGGATCGGCTATCGCTAAGTCCACCATCGAGCCCTGCTCTACCTCAGACTCCTGCCTCGCCCTCCTCGGCTACTCCCTCTACGCCGACCTCAAGGTCGCCGAGGTCGCAGCCCTCTTCCAGGTCGATTCCGTCGCGCTTCTCGCTGCCAACTCCATCGACTTCTCCCTACCCGACGTTGACAACCGCATCCTCCCCGCCGGTCTCTTCCTCCGCGTCCCCATCGCCTGCTCCTGCTCCGGCGGCATCCGCCGATCCGTCTCCACCCGCTACACCCTCCGCCCCGCCGACACCCTCGCCTCCGTCGCCACCTCTGTCTTCTCCGGACTCACCTCCACAGACCAGATCCGGGATGTTAACGGCATCCAGGATCCCTCCGCCCTCGACGCTGGAAGCACCCTTGTCGTGCCGCTCCCCTGCGTCTGCTTCAACTCCACCGACAACTTTCTCCCCGCCGTCTACCTCTCCTACGTCGTCCTTAAGGGCGACTCGGTCGCCGCCATAGCCGCCCGTTACGCCACCACTGCGACGGACATCATGAACGTGAACTCCATGGGGGACCCTTCGATCCACCCGGGCGATATTCTCGCAATTCCACTGCCTG CTTGTACATCAGCATTTCAGCAGTTTGCCTCCGATTCTGGTTTGCTTGTGGCAAATGGTAGCTACGCCATTACTGCTGGTCACTGTATTCAGTGCAGTTGTGGGCCGGGAAATCTCAA TTTGTACTGCACACCATCATCACTAGCAGTATCATGCTCGAGCATGCAATGTGGTAATAGCAATCTTATAATCGGAAATTTTACCTCCCAGCAGACGAACTCTGGTTGCAGTGTCACGTCGTGCGACTACGGTGGTTTTGTAAATGGTTCCATTTTCACTTC GTTGACTACTACTCTTCAACCACAATGTCCAG GGAGACATCAGTTACCACCAGTCATACCTCCACCGACCACAACACTGCATGGTTCTTACCTCGGTCTGTCACCATCTCCGGCCGAAGCAGGCGGTCGAATTCCAAGCTCTTCCATACCACAAACAACACAAACTTTCCCTGGTTCTTCCCCTGCCTCAGGCCCTGCCGGAAGCATATCTGAAGCACATTTTGCCAGGCCATGGAGCCACATGTTCTGTATGTTAGCCATTTCTTGTTTTTTCCTCTTATAA